A single genomic interval of Musa acuminata AAA Group cultivar baxijiao chromosome BXJ3-4, Cavendish_Baxijiao_AAA, whole genome shotgun sequence harbors:
- the LOC103982946 gene encoding CBL-interacting protein kinase 23 isoform X2 — protein MGSVGRTRVGKYELGRTLGEGTFAKVKFAMNFETGENVAIKILDKDKILRHKMIDQIKREISTMKLIQHPNVVRMYDARHGRLKEDEARKYFQQLINAVDYCHSRGVFHRDLKPENLLLDSNGVLKISDFGLSALPQQVHEDGKLYTTCGTPNYVAPEVVKDKGYDGAMADLWSCGVILFVLMAGYLPFEDSNLVSLYKKIFKADFSCPSWISASAKKLIQRILDPNPQTRITIPQVIENEWFKKGYQPPHFETPDVVLDDVDAIFDESGEGTNLVVERREERPVLMNAFDLISTAQGLNLGTLFEKQMGLVKRETRFTSKLPADEILSRIEAAAKPLGFDVKKQNYKLKLQGEKSGRKGHLAITTEVFEVTPSFHVVELRKSRGDTFEFHKFYKSISTGLKDIMWKSQE, from the exons atgggctCGGTGGGGAGGACGAGGGTGGGGAAGTACGAGCTCGGCCGGACTCTCGGGGAGGGGACCTTCGCGAAGGTGAAGTTCGCGATGAACTTCGAGACCGGGGAGAACGTGGCCATCAAGATTCTCGACAAAGATAAGATCTTGCGGCATAAGATGATCGACCAG ATAAAACGTGAGATCTCTACCATGAAACTGATCCAACATCCAAATGTCGTCCGGATGTATGAT GCTCGCCATGGAAGGTTGAAGGAGGATGAAGCTAGAAAGTACTTTCAACAACTAATCAATGCTGTGGATTACTGTCATAGCAGAGGTGTCTTCCACCGGGATCTAAAG CCTGAGAATCTGCTGTTGGACTCCAATGGTGTTCTTAAGATCTCAGACTTCGGACTCAGTGCTTTGCCTCAACAAGTTCAT GAGGATGGAAAACTTTATACAACATGTGGTACTCCAAATTATGTTGCTCCTGAG GTGGTCAAGGACAAAGGTTATGATGGTGCCATGGCAGATCTATGGTCATGTGGTGTAATCCTTTTTGTCCTTATGGCAGGCTATTTGCCTTTTGAAGATTCCAACCTAGTCTCACTATACAAAAAG ATCTTCAAAGCAGATTTCTCCTGTCCATCTTGGATTTCTGCAAGTGCAAAGAAACTCATCCAGAGAATTTTAGATCCCAACCCTCAAACT CGCATCACCATCCCACAAGTCATTGAGAATGAATGGTTCAAGAAGGGATATCAACCACCCCACTTTGAAACGCCAGATGTTGTTCTTGATGATGTGGATGCAATCTTTGATGAGTCAGGG GAGGGAACAAATCTTGTGGTGGAGAGACGAGAAGAAAGACCAGTTCTAATGAATGCATTTGATCTTATTTCTACAGCTCAGGGTCTTAATCTTGGcacactttttgagaagcaaatg GGGTTGGTCAAGCGTGAAACGAGGTTTACATCAAAACTCCCTGCAGATGAGATACTCTCCAGGATCGAAGCAGCAGCCAAACCTCTGGGATTTGATGTAAAGAAACAGAACTACAAG ctgaagcTGCAAGGAGAAAAATCTGGAAGAAAAGGGCATTTAGCCATTACAACCGAG GTGTTCGAAGTAACGCCCTCGTTCCATGTGGTGGAGCTCCGCAAGTCCAGGGGAGACACATTCGAGTTCCACAAG ttCTACAAGAGCATCTCGACGGGCCTGAAGGATATCATGTGGAAGTCACAGGAGTAA
- the LOC103982945 gene encoding protein kinase PINOID: MLELQVESDGEGGPEALNSSQSSMSSSGGSCEDRRSSFSRVSFDNAAVLDLPSGHLPSKPHRSSDPAWAAILSRGLPANLGPRDFKLVRRIGSGDIGTVYLCGLRDEASPCVYAMKVVDKLALAKKKKLERAVTEKRILRILDHPFLPTLYADFDASPHYSCVVMEYCSGGDLHALRHRQPRLRFSVSATRFYAAEVLIALEYLHMLGIVYRDLKPENILIRSDGHIMLSDFDLSLESTASPTLEPLIAAAANSGGDDLLPTEPSCLPFRARRASRHAAKANRRFVAEPVSARSFSFVGTHEYVAPEVASGLPHGSAVDWWAYGILLYELLFGRTPFAGPTNEATLRNIVKQPLAFPPPSSDPSSTARDLIAGLLAKDPAVRLGSRRGAADVKTHPFFKGLNLALMRTCRPPFVPSPSPSISCKDRREPARLDYF; this comes from the exons ATGTTGGAGTTGCAGGTGGAGTCCGACGGCGAGGGCGGCCCGGAAGCGCTGAACTCGAGCCAGAGCTCgatgagcagcagcggcggcagctgCGAGGACCGCCGCAGTAGCTTCTCCCGCGTCTCCTTCGATAATGCTGCCGTGCTCGACCTCCCTTCCGGCCACTTGCCTTCCAAGCCCCACCGCTCGTCCGACCCCGCCTGGGCGGCCATCCTGTCGCGCGGTCTCCCGGCCAACCTCGGCCCCCGCGACTTCAAGCTCGTCCGCCGCATCGGGAGCGGCGACATTGGAACCGTCTACCTCTGCGGCCTGCGCGACGAGGCCTCGCCGTGCGTCTACGCGATGAAGGTGGTGGACAAGCTCGCGCTggcaaagaagaagaagctggAGAGGGCGGTGACGGAGAAGAGGATCCTGCGGATCCTCGACCACCCCTTCCTCCCCACCCTCTACGCCGACTTCGACGCGTCGCCGCATTATTCCTGCGTGGTGATGGAGTACTGCAGCGGCGGCGACCTCCATGCCCTCCGCCACCGCCAGCCCCGCCTCCGCTTCTCCGTCTCGGCCACCAG GTTCTACGCGGCGGAGGTGCTGATAGCGCTGGAGTACCTCCACATGCTCGGCATCGTCTACCGTGACCTCAAGCCTGAGAACATCCTCATCCGCTCCGACGGCCACATCATGCTTTCTGACTTCGACCTCTCGCTGGAGTCTACCGCCTCCCCCACCCTCGAGCCCCTCATCGCGGCAGCCGCCAACAGCGGGGGCGACGACCTCCTCCCCACCGAACCCTCCTGCCTCCCCTTCCGCGCGCGGCGGGCGTCCCGCCACGCGGCGAAGGCTAACCGGCGGTTCGTGGCGGAGCCGGTCAGCGCCCGGTCGTTCTCCTTTGTCGGGACGCACGAGTACGTCGCCCCGGAGGTCGCCTCCGGCCTCCCCCACGGCAGTGCCGTCGACTGGTGGGCCTACGGGATCCTCCTATACGAGCTGCTCTTCGGCCGCACCCCCTTCGCGGGACCCACCAACGAGGCCACCCTCCGCAACATCGTGAAGCAGCCGCTGGCCTTCCCCCCGCCCTCCTCCGACCCCTCCTCGACAGCCAGGGACCTCATCGCCGGACTGCTCGCCAAGGACCCGGCCGTCCGCCTCGGCTCGCGGCGCGGCGCCGCCGACGTCAAAACGCACCCCTTCTTCAAGGGCCTCAACCTGGCCCTCATGCGCACCTGCCGCCCCCCGTTCGTGCCTAGCCCGTCCCCGTCCATCTCGTGCAAGGACCGACGCGAACCGGCCCGGCTTGATTATTTCTAA
- the LOC103982946 gene encoding CBL-interacting protein kinase 23 isoform X1, giving the protein MGSVGRTRVGKYELGRTLGEGTFAKVKFAMNFETGENVAIKILDKDKILRHKMIDQIKREISTMKLIQHPNVVRMYDVMASKTRIYIVLEFVNGGELFDKIARHGRLKEDEARKYFQQLINAVDYCHSRGVFHRDLKPENLLLDSNGVLKISDFGLSALPQQVHEDGKLYTTCGTPNYVAPEVVKDKGYDGAMADLWSCGVILFVLMAGYLPFEDSNLVSLYKKIFKADFSCPSWISASAKKLIQRILDPNPQTRITIPQVIENEWFKKGYQPPHFETPDVVLDDVDAIFDESGEGTNLVVERREERPVLMNAFDLISTAQGLNLGTLFEKQMGLVKRETRFTSKLPADEILSRIEAAAKPLGFDVKKQNYKLKLQGEKSGRKGHLAITTEVFEVTPSFHVVELRKSRGDTFEFHKFYKSISTGLKDIMWKSQE; this is encoded by the exons atgggctCGGTGGGGAGGACGAGGGTGGGGAAGTACGAGCTCGGCCGGACTCTCGGGGAGGGGACCTTCGCGAAGGTGAAGTTCGCGATGAACTTCGAGACCGGGGAGAACGTGGCCATCAAGATTCTCGACAAAGATAAGATCTTGCGGCATAAGATGATCGACCAG ATAAAACGTGAGATCTCTACCATGAAACTGATCCAACATCCAAATGTCGTCCGGATGTATGAT GTAATGGCCAGCAAGACAAGGATATACATAGTGTTGGAATTTGTAAATGGTGGTGAACTCTTTGACAAGATT GCTCGCCATGGAAGGTTGAAGGAGGATGAAGCTAGAAAGTACTTTCAACAACTAATCAATGCTGTGGATTACTGTCATAGCAGAGGTGTCTTCCACCGGGATCTAAAG CCTGAGAATCTGCTGTTGGACTCCAATGGTGTTCTTAAGATCTCAGACTTCGGACTCAGTGCTTTGCCTCAACAAGTTCAT GAGGATGGAAAACTTTATACAACATGTGGTACTCCAAATTATGTTGCTCCTGAG GTGGTCAAGGACAAAGGTTATGATGGTGCCATGGCAGATCTATGGTCATGTGGTGTAATCCTTTTTGTCCTTATGGCAGGCTATTTGCCTTTTGAAGATTCCAACCTAGTCTCACTATACAAAAAG ATCTTCAAAGCAGATTTCTCCTGTCCATCTTGGATTTCTGCAAGTGCAAAGAAACTCATCCAGAGAATTTTAGATCCCAACCCTCAAACT CGCATCACCATCCCACAAGTCATTGAGAATGAATGGTTCAAGAAGGGATATCAACCACCCCACTTTGAAACGCCAGATGTTGTTCTTGATGATGTGGATGCAATCTTTGATGAGTCAGGG GAGGGAACAAATCTTGTGGTGGAGAGACGAGAAGAAAGACCAGTTCTAATGAATGCATTTGATCTTATTTCTACAGCTCAGGGTCTTAATCTTGGcacactttttgagaagcaaatg GGGTTGGTCAAGCGTGAAACGAGGTTTACATCAAAACTCCCTGCAGATGAGATACTCTCCAGGATCGAAGCAGCAGCCAAACCTCTGGGATTTGATGTAAAGAAACAGAACTACAAG ctgaagcTGCAAGGAGAAAAATCTGGAAGAAAAGGGCATTTAGCCATTACAACCGAG GTGTTCGAAGTAACGCCCTCGTTCCATGTGGTGGAGCTCCGCAAGTCCAGGGGAGACACATTCGAGTTCCACAAG ttCTACAAGAGCATCTCGACGGGCCTGAAGGATATCATGTGGAAGTCACAGGAGTAA